The following coding sequences lie in one Miscanthus floridulus cultivar M001 chromosome 9, ASM1932011v1, whole genome shotgun sequence genomic window:
- the LOC136482061 gene encoding uncharacterized protein, whose product MLMMPMCCIQFRHYKGDYTYAWMVAAGTRIQEAATDDSYPNEMMQVELSMQLVLTDSQLQMWFCHCRLKDWKSLLAKIAQLAQGLQMHYWQRYITISTKVTR is encoded by the exons ATGTTGATGATGCCAATGTGCTGTATTCAATTTCGGCACTACAAGGGAGACTACACGTACGCATGGATGGTGGCTGCAGGCACAAGGATACAAGAGGCAGCAACAG ATGATTCATATCCAAACGAGATGATGCAGGTCGAGCTGTCCATGCAGTTGGTGCTCACAGATAGCCAACTGCAGATGTGGTTCTGCCATTGCCGGCTCAAGGACTGGAAAAGTCTGCTGGCCAAGATTGCTCAGCTGGCTCAAGGACTGCAGATGCATTACTGGCAAAGATACAT AACAATAAGCACGAAAGTTACTAGATGA